A genomic window from Centroberyx gerrardi isolate f3 chromosome 14, fCenGer3.hap1.cur.20231027, whole genome shotgun sequence includes:
- the LOC139927651 gene encoding differentially expressed in FDCP 6 homolog isoform X1 yields the protein MELRAELLKSIWYGFTALDLEKSGKVSKSQLKVLSHNLCTVLCIPHDPVALEEHFRDDDDGPVSSQGYMPYLTKYILDKVEEGCFKKENVDELCWTLTAKKNYRPDKSSTTILPEKDAFRLWCLFNFLSEDKYPLVMVPDEVEYLLKKMCMAMSIEFNVVELEDFISQDAVQKSGFTVWAFLEMMNSGKITRGIDKGIISMAVEEVYREIVGDVLKEGYLWKKGQLRRNWKERWFTLRPSNLAYYAGEDRKDCLGNIILDGNCCVEEVEDDQILFGHSKWIKNFLLPALPDRDGKRCMFCLKTLSKTYEMSASDTKQRQEWTTAIQTAIRLYVEGKTSLHKDLKLKRREQREQREKRRQAKEEELQRLRALQEERERKLAELELLKEAQRQAQALLEQDEQRRRQQHEQLQRALEVQLREAEEARVSMQAEMALKEEEAERQRKRIQELEEMQKRLEEALQQEIKARRDEEAFRYAQAGLLAEEEEKMKALMSLQEEQEEYILKTQREKQELRQEMENKSRALDEAQRQLEEVRANRHRVDQDVVAAQRKLRQASTNVKHWNVQMNRLMRPIGPGEKRPSLGSSFSSFQIPTQRDPGLRLRMKSEERDEESKENVDNSAGCELEKRHSHASNGDMDIP from the exons ATGGAGCTGCGCGCAGAGCTACTGAAGTCCATCTGGTACGGGTTCACCGCCCTGGACCTGGAGAAGAGTGGGAAGGTGTCCAAGTCCCAGCTCAAG GTACTGTCCCATAACCTGTGCACAGTCTTGTGCATCCCACATGACCCAGTGGCTTTAGAGGAGCACTtcagggatgatgatgatggaccGGTCTCCAGCCAGGGCTACATGCCCTACCTCACCAAATACATCCTGGATAAg GTTGAAGAGGGCTGCTTTAAGAAGGAAAATGTTGATGAGCTCTGTTGGACTCTCACGGCAAAGAAAAACTACCGGCCAGACAAGAGCAGCACGACCATTCTGCCAGAGAAAGATGCTTTTCGTCTTTGGTGCCTTTTCAACTTTCTGTCTGAGGACAAATACCCGTTGGTTATGGTACCTGATGAG GTGGAGTACCTACTCAAGAAAATGTGCATGGCTATGAGTATTGAATTCAACGTTGTCGAATTAGAGGACTTCATCTCCCAAGATGCAGTGCAGAAGAGTGGATTCACCGTTTGGGCTTTTCTGGAGATGATGAACTCCGGGAAGATAACCAGAGGAATTGATAAGGGCATAATCAGCATGGCTGTAGAGGAAGTATACAGGGAAATAGTTGGTGATGTCCTCAAGGAG GGTTATCTGTGGAAGAAGGGCCAGCTGAGGAGAAACTGGAAGGAACGCTGGTTTACCTTAAGACCAAGCAACCTGGCCTACTACGCCGGGGAGGACCGCAAGGACTGTCTAGGCAACATAATCTTGGATGGGAACTGCTGTGTGGAG GAAGTAGAGGATGATCAAATATTGTTTGGTCATTCAAAATGGATCAAAAACTTCCTATTACCA GCGCTGCCAGACCGCGATGGGAAGAGGTGCATGTTCTGTCTGAAAACCCTCTCTAAGACTTATGAGATGAGCGCCTCAGACACAAAGCAGAGGCAGGAGTGGACTACAG CCATTCAAACAGCTATCAGGCTGTATGTGGAAGGGAAAACGTCCCTTCACAAAGATTTGAAGCTGAAGCGGCGCGAGCAGCGGGAGCAGCGGGAGAAGAGGCGGCAGGccaaggaggaggagctgcagaggcTCCGGGCGCTGCAGGAGGAGCGGGAGCGTAAGCTGGCGGAGCTGGAGCTGCTGAAGGAGGCGCAGCGGCAGGCTCAGGCCCTGCTGGAGCAGGACGAGCAGAGGAGGCGCCAGCAGCACGAGCAGCTCCAGCGGGCCCTGGAGGTCCAGCTTCGGGAGGCTGAGGAg GCACGGGTCAGCATGCAGGCAGAGATGGctctgaaggaggaggaggcggagaggcagaggaagaggatccaggagctggaggagatgcAGAAGCGCCTGGAGGAGGCTCTACAGCAGGAGATCAAAGCCAGGCGGGACGAGGAGGCCTTCCGCTACGCTCAGGCAGG GTTgctggctgaggaggaggagaagatgaaggcCCTGATGTccctgcaggaggagcaggaggagtacATCCTGAAGACCCAGAGGGAGAAGCAGGAGCTGAGGCAGGAGATGGAGAATAAGTCCCGGGCGCTGGACGAGGCGCAGAGGCAGCTGGAGGAGGTCCGCGCCAACCGCCACCGAGTGGACCAGGACGTGGTG GCCGCCCAGAGGAAACTTCGCCAAGCAAGCACCAACGTCAAACACTGGAATGTACAGATGAACAGACTGATGCGTCCGATCGGACCAGGTG AGAAAAGACCGTCCCTGGGAAGCTCGTTCTCCTCTTTCCAGATCCCAACACAGAGAGACCCTGGGCTGCGTCTCAGAATGAAATCAGAGGAGCGGGACGAGGAGAGCAAAGAAAACGTCGACAACAGTGCTGGGTGTGAGTTAGAGAAACGCCACTCCCATGCCTCTAATGGAGACATGGACATCCCCTAA
- the LOC139927651 gene encoding differentially expressed in FDCP 6 homolog isoform X2, whose product MELRAELLKSIWYGFTALDLEKSGKVSKSQLKVLSHNLCTVLCIPHDPVALEEHFRDDDDGPVSSQGYMPYLTKYILDKVEEGCFKKENVDELCWTLTAKKNYRPDKSSTTILPEKDAFRLWCLFNFLSEDKYPLVMVPDEVEYLLKKMCMAMSIEFNVVELEDFISQDAVQKSGFTVWAFLEMMNSGKITRGIDKGIISMAVEEVYREIVGDVLKEGYLWKKGQLRRNWKERWFTLRPSNLAYYAGEDRKDCLGNIILDGNCCVEALPDRDGKRCMFCLKTLSKTYEMSASDTKQRQEWTTAIQTAIRLYVEGKTSLHKDLKLKRREQREQREKRRQAKEEELQRLRALQEERERKLAELELLKEAQRQAQALLEQDEQRRRQQHEQLQRALEVQLREAEEARVSMQAEMALKEEEAERQRKRIQELEEMQKRLEEALQQEIKARRDEEAFRYAQAGLLAEEEEKMKALMSLQEEQEEYILKTQREKQELRQEMENKSRALDEAQRQLEEVRANRHRVDQDVVAAQRKLRQASTNVKHWNVQMNRLMRPIGPGEKRPSLGSSFSSFQIPTQRDPGLRLRMKSEERDEESKENVDNSAGCELEKRHSHASNGDMDIP is encoded by the exons ATGGAGCTGCGCGCAGAGCTACTGAAGTCCATCTGGTACGGGTTCACCGCCCTGGACCTGGAGAAGAGTGGGAAGGTGTCCAAGTCCCAGCTCAAG GTACTGTCCCATAACCTGTGCACAGTCTTGTGCATCCCACATGACCCAGTGGCTTTAGAGGAGCACTtcagggatgatgatgatggaccGGTCTCCAGCCAGGGCTACATGCCCTACCTCACCAAATACATCCTGGATAAg GTTGAAGAGGGCTGCTTTAAGAAGGAAAATGTTGATGAGCTCTGTTGGACTCTCACGGCAAAGAAAAACTACCGGCCAGACAAGAGCAGCACGACCATTCTGCCAGAGAAAGATGCTTTTCGTCTTTGGTGCCTTTTCAACTTTCTGTCTGAGGACAAATACCCGTTGGTTATGGTACCTGATGAG GTGGAGTACCTACTCAAGAAAATGTGCATGGCTATGAGTATTGAATTCAACGTTGTCGAATTAGAGGACTTCATCTCCCAAGATGCAGTGCAGAAGAGTGGATTCACCGTTTGGGCTTTTCTGGAGATGATGAACTCCGGGAAGATAACCAGAGGAATTGATAAGGGCATAATCAGCATGGCTGTAGAGGAAGTATACAGGGAAATAGTTGGTGATGTCCTCAAGGAG GGTTATCTGTGGAAGAAGGGCCAGCTGAGGAGAAACTGGAAGGAACGCTGGTTTACCTTAAGACCAAGCAACCTGGCCTACTACGCCGGGGAGGACCGCAAGGACTGTCTAGGCAACATAATCTTGGATGGGAACTGCTGTGTGGAG GCGCTGCCAGACCGCGATGGGAAGAGGTGCATGTTCTGTCTGAAAACCCTCTCTAAGACTTATGAGATGAGCGCCTCAGACACAAAGCAGAGGCAGGAGTGGACTACAG CCATTCAAACAGCTATCAGGCTGTATGTGGAAGGGAAAACGTCCCTTCACAAAGATTTGAAGCTGAAGCGGCGCGAGCAGCGGGAGCAGCGGGAGAAGAGGCGGCAGGccaaggaggaggagctgcagaggcTCCGGGCGCTGCAGGAGGAGCGGGAGCGTAAGCTGGCGGAGCTGGAGCTGCTGAAGGAGGCGCAGCGGCAGGCTCAGGCCCTGCTGGAGCAGGACGAGCAGAGGAGGCGCCAGCAGCACGAGCAGCTCCAGCGGGCCCTGGAGGTCCAGCTTCGGGAGGCTGAGGAg GCACGGGTCAGCATGCAGGCAGAGATGGctctgaaggaggaggaggcggagaggcagaggaagaggatccaggagctggaggagatgcAGAAGCGCCTGGAGGAGGCTCTACAGCAGGAGATCAAAGCCAGGCGGGACGAGGAGGCCTTCCGCTACGCTCAGGCAGG GTTgctggctgaggaggaggagaagatgaaggcCCTGATGTccctgcaggaggagcaggaggagtacATCCTGAAGACCCAGAGGGAGAAGCAGGAGCTGAGGCAGGAGATGGAGAATAAGTCCCGGGCGCTGGACGAGGCGCAGAGGCAGCTGGAGGAGGTCCGCGCCAACCGCCACCGAGTGGACCAGGACGTGGTG GCCGCCCAGAGGAAACTTCGCCAAGCAAGCACCAACGTCAAACACTGGAATGTACAGATGAACAGACTGATGCGTCCGATCGGACCAGGTG AGAAAAGACCGTCCCTGGGAAGCTCGTTCTCCTCTTTCCAGATCCCAACACAGAGAGACCCTGGGCTGCGTCTCAGAATGAAATCAGAGGAGCGGGACGAGGAGAGCAAAGAAAACGTCGACAACAGTGCTGGGTGTGAGTTAGAGAAACGCCACTCCCATGCCTCTAATGGAGACATGGACATCCCCTAA